The following coding sequences lie in one Eremothecium sinecaudum strain ATCC 58844 chromosome IV, complete sequence genomic window:
- the RGR1 gene encoding Rgr1p (Syntenic homolog of Ashbya gossypii ABR230C; Syntenic homolog of Saccharomyces cerevisiae YLR071C (RGR1)), protein MTSTMKGSKLLHDGFEGVNGSGVVMDADVGGDNTRRQQQQQHQRIITPAKETPAEIPHVEFNQLPLPVIIRNLTVYSVKEISQYMKTNLHSTQDPATRKMGFLKLIIFLRNQFLRIYVLIKWCKTIKQNNFHMMIDLLNWFRSTNAIVKNCLLALKDTSTSMAGAKLPNPDLITALEVLMLGRPNLPTHGFVLSGEDTGKQSLIPTKLILKRLQDLNTCLSIKISAMELPAEFHCYSIKDGRVTFVVESKFEVCLSTIDQDSPMFFVDAKFLFSDNKFPLNKPKLERLVNDILYKSPTPLEALYQFFHKYVLTLQMYMLHVELQDIAANGKYAGGNIVHHYDSKKNIISLRYWLQSKMSSKCKATIGVERGSQSIILQWQTPDAKQETAVTNYSNLLGNMETILDEITFNHARIIRSELMETGIFQEDDNKSGNLDTLLFHIPVICLATAPVQLKINTISGIFYFKNPSSLLLSYAKQLNQAADLEEFTGILEKLRMDKIVSILRNMFKKTGWICKDVVKLSKPILYERHVKGQKKILTRDLFIRLKDWPANWFFILCIVYSGSTCIVEKLIGKVKSVKGNWELRYLDQEKVVTKLESITYQSVTHLKKTIIQKILNHVIIDSLNELNIAKAICQGDGLQKLPNYVQEAIDGTPSVAVIALGLESFLQGSKVLSNTLESTMFLRLNYESNEIRLFGKFKRDTQMIRCQCDELLIKFVDKKGLAFHMSEKFTNLNHVVQYLNKFRQKLMQLVFLTDVTEKLYNIFETEYFEMVKLKPNEISFKYLKNSKDVQDCTIQIVTSESKIETLQLNLSPSNPQHIIQKYLESDNYDPQFTFNYLHFTSRLFSAFTKIIGSSTNAMSITLHLHTLAAYQLNYHNRHIGCHVTLSIDLKNSPHKSGSLYYVHFAQEDHISSKNPMYPSVLQVINTIFMLNSNNRKKIPGAIRLGTGVACAPNDIEELLEEIHSVLIRT, encoded by the coding sequence ATGACGAGCACAATGAAGGGATCTAAACTGCTTCATGATGGTTTTGAAGGGGTGAATGGGTCAGGTGTGGTTATGGATGCTGATGTGGGAGGTGACAATACACGCcggcagcagcagcagcaacatCAGCGGATTATAACACCTGCCAAAGAGACACCAGCAGAGATACCGCATGTTGAATTTAACCAGTTACCGCTGCCTGTAATTATAAGGAACCTGACAGTATATAGTGTGAAAGAGATCAGCCAGTACATGAAGACGAACTTACATTCTACGCAAGACCCGGCGACGAGAAAAATGGGGTTTCTTAAGCTTATTATATTCCTCAGGAATCAGTTTCTACGTATCTACGTGCTTATCAAATGGTGCAAGACCATCAAGCAGAATAACTTCCATATGATGATTGACTTATTGAACTGGTTCAGAAGTACCAATGCTATAGTGAAAAACTGCTTGTTGGCTCTGAAGGACACGAGTACAAGCATGGCAGGAGCCAAGCTACCCAATCCGGATCTGATAACTGCCCTGGAGGTTCTTATGTTGGGTAGGCCAAATCTCCCAACGCACGGGTTTGTGCTAAGTGGTGAGGACACTGGGAAACAGTCCCTGATCCCTACAAAATTGATTCTCAAGAGGTTGCAAGACTTGAATACATGTTTGTCTATTAAGATATCTGCAATGGAACTTCCGGCGGAATTCCATTGCTATTCAATTAAAGATGGGAGGGTTACTTTTGTTGTTGAATCAAAATTTGAAGTATGCTTGTCTACGATTGACCAAGATTCTCCTATGTTTTTTGTTGACGCGAAGTTTTTGTTCAGCGATAATAAGTTCCCTTTGAATAAACCGAAACTGGAAAGATTGGTCAATGATATTTTATACAAGAGCCCTACACCACTGGAAGCCCTTTACCAGTTTTTTCACAAATATGTGTTAACTTTGCAGATGTATATGCTACATGTTGAACTACAGGATATTGCCGCAAATGGCAAATATGCTGGAGGTAATATTGTACATCATTATGATTCCAAAAAAAATATAATAAGCCTCCGCTACTGGTTGCAGAGTAAAATGAGTTCGAAATGCAAAGCTACCATTGGGGTAGAGCGCGGATCGCAATCCATCATTTTACAGTGGCAAACGCCAGATGCAAAGCAAGAGACCGCTGTCACGAACTATAGTAATCTTTTAGGAAACATGGAGACAATATTGGACGAAATAACATTCAATCATGCCCGTATCATTAGGTCCGAGTTAATGGAAACTGGAATTTTTCAGGAAGATGACAATAAAAGCGGCAATCTAGACACATTATTATTCCACATACCGGTTATATGCCTTGCGACCGCTCCAGTTCAACTGAAAATTAATACAATAAGCGGAATATTTTATTTCAAAAACCCAAGCTCGTTATTGCTGTCCTATGCAAAACAGCTTAACCAGGCTGCAGACCTGGAAGAATTCACCGGTATTCTGGAAAAGCTGAGAATGGATAAGATCGTCAGCATATTGCGGAATATGTTCAAAAAGACTGGATGGATATGCAAGGACGTGGTGAAGTTAAGTAAGCCGATTTTGTATGAGAGACATGTCAAGGGccagaagaagatattgaCACGGGATCTCTTCATCAGGTTAAAGGATTGGCCCGCAAACTGGTTTTTTATTCTTTGTATTGTGTATTCGGGGTCCACATGTATAGTGGAGAAGCTCATTGGCAAAGTGAAATCAGTAAAGGGTAACTGGGAACTACGCTATCTGGACCAGGAAAAGGTGGTAACAAAATTAGAAAGCATTACCTACCAGAGTGTTACACATTTGAAGAAAACAATAATACAGAAAATCTTGAATCATGTCATAATTGATTCTTTGAACGAGCTTAATATCGCAAAGGCGATCTGCCAAGGCGATGGGCTTCAAAAATTGCCAAACTACGTGCAGGAAGCAATTGACGGCACCCCCAGCGTAGCGGTAATTGCACTTGGTTTGGAATCGTTTTTACAGGGTTCCAAAGTTTTAAGCAATACACTAGAAAGCACTATGTTTTTGAGGTTGAATTATGAAAGCAATGAAATTAGGCTATTCGGCAAGTTTAAAAGAGACACTCAGATGATACGTTGCCAATGTGATGAGCTACTGATAAAATTTGTTGATAAAAAGGGCTTGGCATTCCATATGTCTGAAAAGTTCACTAACTTAAATCATGTTGTGCAATACCTGAATAAATTCAGGCAAAAATTAATGCAACTAGTGTTTTTGACAGACGTCACAGAGAAACTCTACAATATCTTCGAGACAGAATACTTTGAAATGGTAAAGTTAAAGCCAAATGAAATTAGTTTTAAATATCTAAAGAATAGCAAAGACGTCCAAGATTGTACTATCCAAATTGTCACGAGCGAATCGAAAATTGAGACTCTACAGTTAAATTTATCACCCAGTAATCCACAGCACATCATACAGAAATACTTGGAATCTGATAATTATGATCCACAGTTCACGTTTAATTATCTTCACTTCACCTCCAGGCTATTTTCTGCCTTCACGAAAATTATCGGATCAAGTACTAATGCAATGAGTATAACTCTGCATTTACACACTCTGGCAGCGTATCAACTGAACTATCACAATAGGCACATCGGCTGTCACGTTACTTTAAGTATTGATTTGAAGAATTCACCCCATAAATCGGGTTCACTGTACTACGTCCATTTTGCTCAAGAAGACCATATCTCATCCAAGAATCCGATGTACCCATCAGTGCTTCAGGTAATCAATACAATTTTCATGTTGAATAGCAATAACAGGAAAAAAATTCCCGGGGCTATCCGTTTGGGGACTGGAGTAGCCTGTGCGCCGAATGACATCGAAGAACTACTTGAAGAAATTCACTCAGTACTAATCCGAACTTGA
- the XYL2 gene encoding D-xylulose reductase XYL2 (Syntenic homolog of Ashbya gossypii ABR229C; Syntenic homolog of Saccharomyces cerevisiae YLR070C (XYL2)), whose amino-acid sequence MSSETQEAVILVGVGNIEFGERPIPTCGPHSVKVKIEATGICGSDVHYFMHGSIGSFQLKAPMVLGHESSGTVVEVGENVTMVKVGDRVAIEPGVPSRYSSETKAGKYNLCPHMAFAATPPYDGTLVKYYLSPEDFLYKLPESVSFEEGALLEPLSVGVHANKLAGTKFGDTVVVFGAGPVGLLSAGVAKAFGATTVLVVDIIDFKLNKAKELGATHVLNSGSFQDPGALGTKIRGLVGANPDITIDCTGSYMCINAAIQVCRPGGTHVQVGLGEDNVTIPIVEVTNKELKISGSFRYSAGDYSTALKLIASKQIDAAKLVTRKFKFEEAIEAYKFNAKPNDYNIKTIIEGPK is encoded by the coding sequence ATGTCATCTGAAACTCAAGAAGCCGTCATACTAGTCGGTGTTGGTAACATTGAATTTGGCGAAAGGCCAATACCAACTTGCGGACCTCATTCCGTAAAAGTCAAAATTGAAGCTACAGGGATTTGCGGTTCTGATGTCCACTATTTTATGCATGGTTCAATTGGCTCCTTTCAGTTGAAAGCGCCCATGGTTCTTGGCCATGAATCCAGTGGAACTGTGGTAGAAGTTGGTGAAAATGTGACTATGGTTAAAGTAGGGGATAGGGTCGCAATTGAGCCAGGGGTGCCCAGCAGGTACTCTTCTGAAACTAAAGCAGGCAAGTACAACTTGTGTCCTCATATGGCTTTCGCGGCCACCCCGCCTTATGACGGTACACTAGTCAAGTATTATCTCTCCCCTGAAGACTTCCTATACAAGCTCCCAGAATCCGTCTCCTTTGAAGAAGGCGCCCTTCTAGAGCCATTATCTGTTGGAGTTCATGCTAATAAGCTTGCTGGAACTAAATTTGGTGACACCGTGGTTGTTTTCGGTGCTGGACCTGTGGGCTTGCTTTCAGCCGGTGTCGCTAAGGCCTTTGGCGCCACCACTGTGCTAGTCGTCGATATCATTGACTTCAAGCTAAACAAAGCAAAAGAACTCGGAGCCACCCATGTTTTGAATTCTGGTAGTTTTCAAGATCCCGGCGCTTTAGGAACCAAAATTAGGGGCTTAGTGGGTGCCAATCCTGATATCACGATTGACTGCACAGGCTCCTATATGTGTATTAACGCTGCGATTCAGGTTTGTCGCCCGGGTGGCACCCATGTGCAGGTCGGTCTTGGTGAAGATAACGTCACCATTCCGATAGTAGAGGTCACAAACAAGGAATTGAAGATCTCCGGGTCATTCCGTTACTCTGCCGGTGACTACTCCACCGCTCTTAAGTTGATAGCTTCTAAGCAAATCGATGCGGCTAAACTAGTTACTCGCAAGTTTAAATTCGAGGAAGCTATCGAAGCTTACAAATTTAATGCCAAGCCTAATGATTACAATATTAAAACAATTATTGAAGGACCAAAGTAG
- the FET5 gene encoding ferroxidase FET5 (Syntenic homolog of Ashbya gossypii ABR228C; Syntenic homolog of Saccharomyces cerevisiae YFL041W (FET5)), with product MLLRLLISIFVLSFGLVNAETHTLRYTTGWVTRTPDGVTTKQVIAFNGEWPLPDIHVRKGDRVELYLTNGFTDRPTSLHFHGLFHNTSQGNNPQNDGPQMVTQCPIQPGDTYLYNFTVPDQVGTYWYHSHSGAQYADGMRGAFIIHDDQPPFEYDEEMTIMVSDIYKSSYTELTKKFMSRYNPTGAEPIPQNLLFNHTTNATINFEPNKRYMLRIINGAFFVSQYLYIEDHSFTVVEVDGVYVKPYVTDLLYLGSGQRVSVLVQAKNTTDRNYAFMQTFDTDMLDVIPSTLQLNRTNQLTYDSRNPPASPYQIDSYEGALQEFNLTTQSEERVYDEFDYQVSLDFRMDNLGDGVNYALFNNFTYVQQKVPTLTTVLTSEKNCTNPIIYGNINPIILGYDEVVEIVINNYDTGSHPFHLHGHNFQIVQKSPKYTDRPVPYNASEPLSPIPEYPAVRDTAILEGYGHIVLRYKANNPGVWIFHCHVGWHLEQGLAAVFIEAPELLQSRVSLTDNYKEICSSGNIPISGNAAGHSDSWFNLKDAPKQPPPLPTGFTAKGYIAIIVTSLVGIFGLYTITNFGLQGNTMSDEEVYETLSKVLTEKNIEF from the coding sequence ATGCTGTTGCGTTTGCTTATAAGTATATTTGTACTTAGCTTTGGATTGGTTAACGCCGAAACTCATACTTTGCGCTACACCACTGGGTGGGTGACAAGAACCCCCGACGGTGTAACTACTAAGCAGGTGATAGCTTTCAACGGTGAATGGCCGCTTCCTGACATTCATGTTAGGAAAGGTGATCGAGTTGAGCTTTATTTGACGAATGGGTTTACTGATCGTCCCACATCATTGCATTTCCATGGTCTATTCCATAATACTAGTCAAGGCAATAATCCTCAGAATGATGGTCCACAGATGGTAACTCAGTGTCCTATACAACCTGGCGATACCTATTTGTATAATTTTACTGTTCCAGATCAGGTCGGGACATATTGGTATCACTCACACTCTGGCGCACAGTATGCGGATGGTATGCGTGGAGCTTTTATTATACATGATGATCAACCTCCATTCGAATATGACGAAGAAATGACCATCATGGTCAGCGATATCTACAAAAGTTCATACACAGAGCTAACTAAAAAGTTTATGTCTCGCTATAATCCAACTGGTGCGGAACCTATCCCACAGAATTTATTGTTCAATCACACAACGAATGCTACTATTAACTTTGAACCAAACAAGAGATATATGCTTCGTATCATTAATGGTGCTTTTTTTGTTTCGCAATACCTATATATCGAAGATCATTCATTTACTGTTGTGGAGGTTGACGGTGTCTACGTGAAGCCGTATGTCACTGATCTTTTGTATCTTGGCTCCGGACAGCGTGTGTCAGTGTTAGTGCAGGCGAAAAATACTACTGATAGGAATTATGCATTCATGCAAACGTTTGATACGGATATGCTTGATGTTATTCCTTCCACTTTGCAACTAAATAGGACTAACCAGCTAACGTATGACAGCAGAAATCCGCCGGCATCGCCTTACCAAATTGATTCCTATGAAGGTGCCTTGCAAGAATTCAACTTGACTACGCAGAGTGAAGAAAGAGTATATGATGAATTTGACTATCAAGTTTCGTTGGACTTCCGCATGGACAATCTAGGTGATGGGGTAAACTACGCATTGTTCAACAATTTTACTTATGTCCAGCAAAAGGTTCCCACTCTAACAACTGTGTTAACGTCCGAAAAAAACTGTACGAACCCAATAATATATGGGAACATAAATCCTATAATATTAGGCTATGATGAGGTTGTGGAGATTGTCATTAACAATTATGACACTGGAAGTCATCCTTTCCATCTTCATGGACACAATTTTCAAATTGTGCAAAAGTCTCCTAAATATACAGATCGACCCGTTCCTTATAATGCCTCTGAGCCTCTATCCCCCATACCAGAATACCCAGCAGTCAGAGATACTGCGATATTGGAAGGGTATGGTCACATTGTCTTAAGATACAAAGCTAATAATCCTGGAGTCTGGATTTTCCACTGCCATGTAGGCTGGCATTTAGAGCAAGGTCTTGCAGCTGTATTTATTGAGGCACCTGAGCTGCTACAGTCCAGGGTATCTCTCACCGATAATTATAAGGAGATATGTTCTTCAGGAAATATTCCGATCAGTGGTAACGCTGCCGGGCATTCTGACAGTTGGTTCAACTTAAAAGACGCTCCAAAGCAACCCCCTCCACTACCAACTGGTTTTACTGCGAAGGGTTACATTGCAATTATCGTTACATCTCTGGTAGGAATCTTTGGTTTATATACTATCACTAATTTTGGCTTACAAGGAAATACTATGAGCGATGAGGAAGTCTACGAGACCCTATCAAAAGTTTTAACTGAAAAAAATATTGAGTTTTAA
- the MEF1 gene encoding Mef1p (Syntenic homolog of Ashbya gossypii ABR227C; Syntenic homolog of Saccharomyces cerevisiae YLR069C (MEF1)) translates to MIQKCTLVNRLLSGNLKTTIPKGYGLSGFPLSKRNFHYSSPMRSYEEERAILDEVRSKLTPDDIKHSKMLRNIGVSAHIDSGKTTFTERVLYYTGRIKAIHEVRGRDNVGAKMDSMDLEREKGITIQSAATYCSWDKDNQHYHYNLIDTPGHIDFTIEVERALRVLDGAVLVVCAVAGVQSQTVTVDRQMRRYNVPRVTFINKMDRMGADPFRVIKQLNSKLKMSAAAIQIPIGAESELKGVVDIINRVALYNEGDNGEIVRKAPVPEDLKELMEEKRAVLIEALADVDDSMAELFLDEKEPTVDEIIASIRRATIARKFTPVLMGSALANTGIQPVLDAIVDYLPNPSEVLNTGLDLAAEEKKVTLVPSVRQPFVGLAFKLEEGKYGQLTYIRVYQGKLKKGAFITNVKTGKRVKVSRLVRMHSNEMEDFEEVGSGEICATFGIDCSSGDTFTDGVLKYSMSSMYVPDAVISLSIMPKSKDSGTNFSKALNRFQKEDPTFRVNFDSESKQTIISGMGELHLDIYVERMKREYNVECVTGQPQVSYRESVQLSSDFDYTHKKQSGGAGQFARVMGTLSQCEGNANKFETAVVGGRISEKYLAACSKGFEDACEKGPLIGHKVIGVNMLINDGAIHAVDSNELAFKTATMTAFRQAFMNAQPVILEPIMSLTVTAPNEFQGNVIGLLNKLQAVIQDTENGHDEFTIISECSLNTLFGFATSLRASTQGKGEFSLEFKHYSPAAPHLQNKLIEEYNKKQKK, encoded by the coding sequence ATGATCCAAAAGTGTACGTTAGTTAACAGGCTACTTAGCGGTAACCTTAAAACTACCATTCCTAAAGGATATGGACTTTCGGGGTTTCCTTTGAGTAAAAGAAACTTCCACTATAGTAGTCCTATGAGATCTTATGAAGAAGAGCGGGCTATTTTAGATGAAGTTCGCTCCAAGTTAACTCCAGATGATATTAAACATTCTAAGATGTTGCGTAATATTGGAGTTTCGGCTCATATTGATTCCGGTAAAACAACCTTTACTGAACGTGTCTTGTATTATACTGGAAGAATTAAAGCGATTCATGAGGTTAGAGGCCGTGATAATGTTGGTGCCAAGATGGATTCGATGGATTtagaaagagaaaaaggTATTACAATCCAATCTGCCGCTACTTACTGTTCATGGGATAAAGACAACCAACATTACCATTATAACTTGATTGATACTCCAGGGCATATTGATTTCACTATAGAAGTTGAACGTGCTTTAAGAGTTCTAGATGGTGCAGTTTTGGTTGTTTGTGCAGTTGCTGGTGTCCAATCTCAAACAGTTACTGTTGATCGTCAAATGCGTAGATATAATGTTCCTAGAGTTACATTTATCAACAAGATGGACAGAATGGGCGCTGACCCATTTAGAGTGATTAAACAACTGAACTCAAAGTTAAAAATGTCTGCTGCCGCTATTCAAATCCCAATCGGTGCTGAATCTGAGTTAAAGGGTGTTGTGGATATTATTAATCGGGTCGCTCTATATAATGAGGGTGATAACGGTGAAATTGTAAGGAAAGCGCCTGTACCAGAGGACTTGAAAGAGCTGATGGAAGAGAAACGTGCAGTTTTAATTGAGGCGCTTGCTGATGTGGATGATTCGATGGCTGAATTGTTTTTAGATGAAAAAGAGCCTACTGTTGACGAGATAATCGCCTCCATTCGTAGGGCTACCATTGCTAGAAAGTTTACACCGGTCTTAATGGGTTCAGCCTTGGCTAATACTGGTATTCAGCCAGTTTTAGATGCAATCGTTGATTACTTACCCAATCCATCAGAAGTTCTAAACACTGGTTTAGATCTTGCTGCAGAGGAAAAGAAGGTAACTTTGGTTCCATCGGTCCGTCAGCCATTTGTTGGTTTGGCGTTTAAGTTAGAGGAAGGAAAGTATGGACAACTAACTTATATTCGTGTTTATCAAGGTAAGCTCAAAAAGGGTGCTTTCATCACTAACGTGAAGACCGGCAAAAGGGTCAAAGTTTCTCGTCTAGTGAGAATGCATTCAAACGAAATGGaagattttgaagaagttggTTCTGGAGAAATCTGTGCAACTTTTGGTATTGATTGTTCTTCTGGTGATACGTTTACTGATGGTGTTTTGAAGTACTCCATGTCGTCAATGTATGTTCCTGATGCAGTTATCTCTCTGTCTATCATGCCGAAATCTAAAGACTCTGGAACGAACTTCTCCAAGGCGTTAAATAGATTTCAAAAAGAGGATCCAACCTTCAGAGTTAATTTTGACTCGGAGTCCAAGCAGACAATTATTTCTGGTATGGGTGAGTTACATTTGGATATTTACGTTGAAAGAATGAAGCGTGAATACAATGTTGAATGTGTAACTGGTCAACCTCAAGTTTCCTACAGAGAGTCTGTACAACTCTCATCAGACTTTGATTACACACATAAAAAGCAATCTGGTGGTGCTGGTCAATTTGCTAGAGTTATGGGTACTCTGTCACAGTGTGAAGGTAATGCTAACAAGTTCGAAACCGCTGTTGTCGGTGGCCGTATTTCAGAAAAATACTTGGCCGCATGTAGCAAGGGTTTCGAGGATGCCTGCGAAAAGGGTCCATTGATTGGTCACAAGGTTATCGGTGTTAACATGTTGATCAATGATGGTGCAATCCACGCCGTTGATTCTAACGAATTGGCCTTTAAAACTGCAACCATGACCGCTTTCCGTCAAGCGTTCATGAATGCCCAGCCAGTGATTTTAGAGCCAATTATGTCTCTCACTGTAACCGCACCAAACGAGTTCCAGGGTAACGTGATTGGGTTATTGAACAAGTTACAAGCCGTGATTCAAGATACGGAAAACGGCCACGATGAGTTCACAATTATTTCCGAGTGTTCGTTGAACACTCTATTCGGCTTTGCTACTTCATTGAGAGCCTCAACCCAAGGTAAGGGTGAATTTTCCTTGGAGTTTAAACATTATTCTCCTGCTGCCCCTCATTTGCAGAATAAGCTAATTGAGGAATACAATAAAAAGCAGAAGAAATGA
- the FYV7 gene encoding Fyv7p (Syntenic homolog of Ashbya gossypii ABR226W; Syntenic homolog of Saccharomyces cerevisiae YLR068W (FYV7)): MAKIEKKYTKEYKIKEIQKNLLKRARLKKQYLKSLKEEGYELPEKQTKPRLPLEQLKKENKRKVDEKKEFKRQRKQTEKEKAEKRRQNEVEKVMIAKQKQEIREKKREKLTRKTRTGQPLMGPKIGDLLDKIKNDSTYTS; the protein is encoded by the coding sequence ATGGCAAAGATTGAAAAAAAGTACACTAAAGAGTATAAGATTAAAGAAATTCAGAAGAATCTGCTTAAGCGAGCCAGGTTAAAGAAACAGTACTTGAAAAGTTTGAAAGAAGAGGGTTACGAGCTTCCAGAGAAACAAACAAAGCCTAGATTGCCGTTAGAGCAGTTGAAAAAGGAGAACAAACGCAAGGTAGACGAAAAGAAGGAGTTCAAACGCCAGAGAAAGCAGACAGAGAAGGAAAAAGCCGAGAAGAGAAGACAGAATGAAGTAGAGAAGGTAATGATTGCGAAGCAGAAACAAGAAATAAGAGAGAAGAAGAGAGAGAAATTAACACGCAAGACACGTACTGGACAACCTTTGATGGGTCCGAAGATTGGCGACCTTTTAGATAAGATAAAAAATGATTCTACTTACACGTCTTAG